One Corynebacterium efficiens YS-314 DNA segment encodes these proteins:
- a CDS encoding DUF202 domain-containing protein, producing MYLEPLHNDPGLQPERTTLSWTRTTISLAVCTAVLLRWTNFYGVAILIPVVILVALSMFILVTQRIRYTRQSLGIASERVPPNVIGVGALTLTMLAFGATGIFFVTAH from the coding sequence ATGTACCTGGAACCCCTCCACAACGATCCCGGACTACAGCCCGAGCGCACGACACTGTCCTGGACCCGGACCACCATCTCCCTGGCGGTGTGCACCGCGGTGCTGTTGCGGTGGACGAATTTCTATGGGGTGGCCATTCTCATTCCGGTGGTGATCCTGGTGGCCCTGTCCATGTTCATCCTGGTCACCCAGCGGATCCGGTACACCAGGCAGTCCCTGGGCATTGCGAGCGAACGGGTGCCACCCAATGTCATCGGGGTGGGCGCACTGACACTGACGATGTTGGCCTTCGGTGCCACTGGGATCTTCTTTGTCACCGCGCACTGA
- a CDS encoding PIG-L deacetylase family protein, which yields MEAVAVGLTVLFLTVGLGALDRLRLLTQTAVNRRVYMMIAAHPGDLVYGAGGTIASLWDCGHNIHGLTVTNGRSGEDVDLLPRRTREWARFLGCNSMTLGNIPVEQAEQDYAMIRELIEDQIQRYNPDVIITHSPHDSDPVRQAVAQAVVRMANPRQAVLGLRSESSTADFQPGQVYNIVDYLDMKNTVMDQHHQEWDRTETREVYEVLRRGSGVPLPGCPVDETTSCGVTGQPG from the coding sequence ATGGAAGCAGTGGCAGTCGGGCTGACGGTGTTGTTCCTAACCGTTGGTCTGGGTGCCCTCGACCGCCTGCGGTTGCTCACGCAGACCGCCGTGAACCGGCGCGTCTACATGATGATTGCGGCGCACCCGGGTGACCTGGTCTATGGGGCCGGTGGCACCATCGCATCGCTGTGGGATTGTGGTCATAATATTCACGGTCTTACCGTCACCAATGGGCGCAGCGGGGAGGATGTTGATCTGCTTCCGCGCCGCACCCGCGAGTGGGCCCGCTTCCTGGGATGCAATTCGATGACCCTGGGTAATATCCCCGTGGAGCAGGCGGAGCAGGATTATGCCATGATCCGGGAGCTGATCGAGGATCAGATCCAGCGGTACAATCCCGATGTCATCATCACCCATTCCCCCCATGATTCCGATCCGGTACGGCAGGCGGTGGCCCAGGCGGTGGTGCGGATGGCCAACCCACGCCAGGCTGTGCTCGGACTGCGATCAGAATCCAGCACCGCCGACTTCCAGCCGGGCCAGGTCTATAACATTGTGGACTATCTGGATATGAAGAATACCGTCATGGACCAGCACCACCAGGAGTGGGACCGCACTGAGACCCGCGAGGTCTATGAGGTCCTCCGGCGGGGGAGCGGCGTGCCTCTCCCGGGTTGTCCGGTGGATGAAACCACCAGCTGTGGCGTGACTGGGCAGCCGGGGTGA
- a CDS encoding YidH family protein — translation MTSDSENDDRSRFARAVFPDGEEPDPRFTLANERTFLAWTRTSLAFLAGGIAFEAFPIEGFDPTLRTGIAVFIIAVGMLIAAGAAGRWMHVERAMRNGRPLPVPAIVPLLSLSALIAAAAVLVLFFTGEGT, via the coding sequence ATGACCAGTGACAGCGAGAACGACGACCGCAGCCGTTTCGCCCGGGCGGTCTTCCCCGACGGGGAGGAACCGGACCCCCGGTTCACCTTGGCCAATGAACGCACCTTCCTCGCCTGGACCCGCACATCCCTGGCATTTCTCGCCGGTGGCATCGCCTTCGAGGCATTCCCCATAGAGGGCTTCGACCCCACCTTGCGCACGGGTATCGCGGTATTCATCATCGCGGTGGGCATGCTCATCGCTGCCGGCGCCGCAGGGCGGTGGATGCATGTGGAGCGGGCGATGCGCAACGGCCGCCCCCTGCCGGTGCCGGCCATCGTGCCCCTGCTGTCCCTATCCGCACTTATCGCCGCCGCAGCTGTCCTCGTCCTCTTCTTCACCGGGGAGGGGACCTGA
- a CDS encoding SixA phosphatase family protein, with amino-acid sequence MSHRLVIMRHSKSSWAEPEPDHARPLNKRGHRDGKAAGQWLAENIGPVDHVLCSTATRTRLTWERAQAGGAVAKDVHYHDEIYETEVSYFEHLILRLPESVGTALFVGHWPGVVELAHHFGAEDEHPGWAQMDKKFPTSAIAVLEFDTPWKTLADDLARLTDFVIPRG; translated from the coding sequence CAAGTCATCCTGGGCGGAACCGGAGCCCGACCATGCGCGCCCACTGAACAAGCGTGGTCACCGTGACGGTAAGGCCGCCGGTCAGTGGCTGGCGGAGAACATCGGCCCGGTTGACCACGTGTTGTGTTCCACAGCCACCCGTACCCGCCTGACCTGGGAACGCGCCCAGGCTGGCGGGGCGGTGGCGAAGGATGTGCACTACCACGACGAGATCTACGAAACCGAGGTCTCCTACTTCGAGCACCTGATCCTGCGACTACCGGAATCGGTGGGCACCGCGCTCTTTGTGGGGCACTGGCCCGGCGTGGTGGAACTCGCGCACCATTTCGGCGCCGAGGATGAACACCCGGGGTGGGCGCAGATGGACAAGAAATTCCCCACCAGCGCCATCGCCGTCCTGGAATTCGACACCCCGTGGAAGACCCTGGCTGATGACCTGGCCCGGCTCACGGATTTTGTCATTCCCCGGGGTTAG
- a CDS encoding IS1380-like element ISCef6 family transposase, translating to MQLSHTPAAISISFDDPTLVSSAGLVPTMRLADAAGLSALAQHRMTVPGDKGANAGAKITSLIAGMVAGADSIDDMDLLRHGGMNRLFSRIYAPSTLGSFLRAFTFGHVRQLDAVASRFLINLADQAPTLVPDPATTSGYVFVDVDDTIIEVHGHQKQGAGFGYSGIRGLNALLATVTTRESAPVIVAQRLRRGACGSPRGAGRLIADAITTTRRLPAMAGQKILMRADSAFYSRSSIHAARTAGADVSVTARMTRNIRQAITTIPDTSWETIEYTDALFDEDTQAWISSAEVAEIPFVAFASKPEADQVPGRLVVRRIPELNKKDVDQPGLFDLHRFHAVFTTADPDILDTVAADKTHRQHAIIEQVNADLKNSALAHMPSGKFTANAAWLVCAVMAFNLTRAAGVIAGTSLARATTATIRRRIVIVAARVARRSRRLVLHLPEGWKWEAQWRKLFTHGHSPPVAVPA from the coding sequence GTGCAACTATCTCACACCCCCGCAGCCATATCCATTTCCTTTGATGACCCCACCCTCGTGTCGTCTGCAGGCCTGGTCCCGACCATGCGCCTGGCTGATGCCGCAGGGCTGTCAGCCCTGGCGCAGCACCGGATGACTGTGCCAGGCGACAAGGGCGCCAATGCCGGGGCGAAGATCACCTCCCTGATCGCCGGGATGGTCGCCGGTGCCGACTCGATTGACGACATGGATCTGCTGCGCCACGGCGGCATGAACCGACTGTTTAGCCGGATCTACGCACCCTCGACCCTGGGTTCCTTCCTCCGGGCCTTCACCTTCGGGCATGTCCGCCAACTCGACGCCGTCGCCTCCCGGTTCCTGATCAACCTGGCGGACCAGGCACCTACCCTGGTACCCGACCCGGCTACCACCAGCGGGTACGTCTTCGTCGATGTCGACGACACCATCATCGAAGTCCACGGACACCAGAAACAAGGCGCCGGCTTCGGCTACTCCGGTATCCGCGGACTCAACGCCCTGCTGGCGACTGTCACCACAAGGGAGTCCGCCCCGGTGATCGTGGCCCAACGCCTGCGCCGCGGGGCCTGTGGCTCCCCGCGTGGTGCCGGCCGGTTGATCGCCGATGCCATCACCACCACCCGACGCCTACCGGCCATGGCAGGGCAGAAGATCCTGATGCGCGCTGACTCCGCGTTCTACAGCCGTTCCAGCATCCACGCAGCACGCACCGCAGGTGCGGATGTGTCGGTCACCGCGCGGATGACGCGCAACATCCGCCAGGCGATCACCACGATCCCGGACACCTCCTGGGAAACAATTGAGTACACCGACGCACTCTTCGACGAGGACACCCAGGCCTGGATCTCCTCAGCAGAAGTCGCAGAAATCCCCTTCGTTGCTTTTGCATCGAAGCCGGAGGCAGATCAGGTCCCCGGACGTCTGGTGGTCCGCCGGATACCGGAGTTGAACAAGAAGGACGTGGATCAGCCCGGCCTGTTTGATCTGCACCGTTTCCACGCGGTGTTCACCACCGCCGACCCAGACATCCTCGATACCGTGGCCGCGGATAAAACCCACCGGCAGCACGCGATCATTGAGCAGGTCAACGCCGATCTGAAGAATAGCGCCCTGGCGCATATGCCATCAGGGAAATTCACCGCGAATGCGGCGTGGTTGGTATGCGCGGTCATGGCCTTCAACCTCACCCGCGCGGCCGGGGTCATTGCTGGTACCAGCCTGGCCAGGGCCACGACTGCGACGATCCGGCGTCGGATCGTCATCGTGGCGGCCCGGGTGGCGCGTCGGTCCCGGCGATTGGTGCTGCACCTGCCGGAGGGCTGGAAATGGGAAGCCCAGTGGCGGAAGCTGTTCACCCACGGTCACTCGCCTCCGGTGGCTGTCCCCGCCTGA